From one Lysobacterales bacterium genomic stretch:
- the adhP gene encoding alcohol dehydrogenase AdhP, translating to MQKTMKAAVVRAFGEPLVIEETPVPSVGRGQILVKIAASGVCHTDLHAVEGDWPIKPTPPFIPGHEGVGDVVAVGPGVGHLREGDRVGVPWLYSACGHCVHCLGGWETLCEQQINTGYSINGSFAEYVLADANYVGLLPANVGFVEIAPVLCAGVTVYKALKVTKTKPGDWVAISGIGGLGHMAVQYAKAMGLNVVAVDIDDHKLALASRLGATFTVNARNEDPGARIRKEIGGAQGVLVTAVSTKAFQQALGMVRRGGVVTLNGLPPGDFPISIFDTVLNGITIRGSIVGTRLDLQEALAFAGEGKVHATVHTEKLEKINDIFARMHEGDIEGRIVLDLG from the coding sequence ATGCAAAAAACCATGAAAGCTGCAGTGGTCCGCGCATTTGGGGAGCCCCTCGTCATCGAGGAAACCCCAGTGCCATCCGTCGGCCGCGGACAGATTCTCGTGAAGATCGCGGCGTCTGGTGTATGCCATACCGATCTCCATGCCGTCGAGGGTGACTGGCCCATCAAGCCGACACCGCCGTTCATTCCGGGACATGAGGGCGTGGGGGACGTGGTGGCGGTCGGCCCCGGAGTCGGCCACCTTCGGGAAGGCGATCGAGTGGGAGTGCCCTGGCTCTACAGTGCCTGTGGACACTGCGTGCACTGCCTCGGAGGCTGGGAAACGCTCTGCGAACAACAGATCAATACCGGCTATTCCATCAACGGCAGCTTCGCAGAGTATGTCCTTGCGGACGCCAACTATGTGGGCCTCTTGCCGGCGAACGTCGGCTTCGTCGAGATCGCCCCCGTGCTATGCGCCGGAGTGACGGTGTACAAGGCCCTCAAGGTGACCAAGACCAAGCCAGGCGACTGGGTCGCCATCTCCGGCATCGGTGGCTTGGGCCACATGGCGGTGCAGTACGCTAAGGCGATGGGGCTGAATGTCGTCGCGGTCGATATCGACGACCACAAGCTTGCGCTGGCCTCAAGACTGGGTGCGACGTTCACGGTCAATGCTCGCAACGAAGATCCCGGCGCTCGCATCCGCAAGGAGATCGGCGGCGCCCAAGGAGTTCTCGTCACGGCGGTCTCGACCAAGGCATTCCAACAGGCCCTGGGCATGGTCCGTCGTGGAGGCGTGGTGACGCTCAACGGACTCCCCCCTGGAGATTTCCCGATATCGATCTTCGATACCGTACTCAACGGGATCACCATCCGGGGATCAATCGTTGGAACCCGTCTCGATCTCCAAGAGGCTCTCGCCTTCGCTGGGGAAGGGAAGGTTCATGCCACCGTGCATACAGAGAAGCTTGAGAAGATCAACGACATTTTCGCACGCATGCACGAGGGCGATATCGAAGGAAGGATCGTGCTCGATCTCGGCTGA